The Neovison vison isolate M4711 chromosome 10, ASM_NN_V1, whole genome shotgun sequence genome has a segment encoding these proteins:
- the S100A13 gene encoding protein S100-A13 isoform X1, which produces MSFLVLMAAEPLTELEAAIETVVITFFTFARQEGRKGSLSIDEFRELATQQLPHLLKDVGSLDEKMKSLDVNQDSELKFHEYWRLIGELAKEIRRERALETHKK; this is translated from the exons ATGAGCTTTCT AGTCCTGATGGCGGCAGAGCCACTGACGGAGCTGGAGGCGGCCATTGAGACGGTGGTCATCACCTTCTTCACCTTCGCGCGGCAGGAGGGCCGGAAGGGCAGTCTCAGCATCGATGAGTTTAGGGAACTGGCCACTCAGCAGTTGCCTCACTTGCTCAAG GACGTGGGCTCCTTAGATGAGAAGATGAAGAGCTTGGATGTGAATCAGGACTCTGAGCTCAAGTTCCACGAGTACTGGAGACTGATAGGGGAGCTGGCCAAGGAGATCCGGAGGGAGAGGGCCCTGGAGACGCACAAGAAGTAA
- the S100A13 gene encoding protein S100-A13 isoform X2 has product MAAEPLTELEAAIETVVITFFTFARQEGRKGSLSIDEFRELATQQLPHLLKDVGSLDEKMKSLDVNQDSELKFHEYWRLIGELAKEIRRERALETHKK; this is encoded by the exons ATGGCGGCAGAGCCACTGACGGAGCTGGAGGCGGCCATTGAGACGGTGGTCATCACCTTCTTCACCTTCGCGCGGCAGGAGGGCCGGAAGGGCAGTCTCAGCATCGATGAGTTTAGGGAACTGGCCACTCAGCAGTTGCCTCACTTGCTCAAG GACGTGGGCTCCTTAGATGAGAAGATGAAGAGCTTGGATGTGAATCAGGACTCTGAGCTCAAGTTCCACGAGTACTGGAGACTGATAGGGGAGCTGGCCAAGGAGATCCGGAGGGAGAGGGCCCTGGAGACGCACAAGAAGTAA
- the S100A1 gene encoding protein S100-A1 translates to MGSELETAMETLINVFHAHSGKEGDKYKLSKKELKELLQTELSGFLDAQKDADAVDKVMKELDENGDGEVDFQEYVVLVAALTVACNNFFWENS, encoded by the exons atgggctctgagctGGAGACAGCGATGGAGACGCTCATCAATGTGTTCCACGCGCACTCGGGCAAGGAGGGAGACAAGTACAAGCTGAGCAAGAAGGAGCTGAAGGAGCTGCTACAGACCGAGCTCTCGGGCTTCCTGGAT gcccAGAAAGATGCAGATGCCGTGGACAAGGTGATGAAAGAGCTAGACGAGAATGGAGACGGGGAGGTGGACTTCCAGGAGTACGTGGTGCTGGTGGCTGCCCTCACAGTGGCCTGTAACAACTTTTTCTGGGAGAACAGCTGA
- the LOC122918209 gene encoding chromatin target of PRMT1 protein isoform X7: MAAQAAPKVVLKSTTKMSLNERFTNMLKNKQPMPVNIRASMQQQQQLASARNRRLAQQMENRPSVQAALKLKQKSLKQRLGKSNIQARLGRPIGTLARGAIGGRGLPIIQRGLPRGGLRGGRATRTLLRGGMSLRGSALSLLDLPAYTLYASSPRSKPAPRWTSRSSPNGLKKRWCSRSWRSWERGPRAWSYGSWRNRW, from the exons ATGGCTGCTCAGGCGGCGCCGAAAGTTGTGCTAAAGAGCACCACCAAGATGTCTCTCAATGAGCG CTTTACTAATATGCTGAAGAACAAACAGCCGATGCCAGTGAATATTCGGGCTTCGATGCAGCAACAACAGCAGCTAGCCAGTGCCAGAAACAGAAGACTGGCCCAGCAGATGGAGAATAGACCCTCTGTCCAGGCAGCATTAAAACTTAAGCAG AAGAGCTTAAAGCAGCGCCTGGGTAAGAGTAACATCCAGGCACGGTTAGGCCGACCCATAGGGACCCTGGCCAGGGGAGCAATCGGAGGACGAGGCCTACCCATAATCCAGAGAGGCTTACCCCGAGGAGGACTCCGTGGGGGACGTGCCACCAGAACCCTGCTTAGGGGCGGGATGTCGCTCCGAG GGTCTGCTTTGTCTCTCTTGGATTTACCTGCATATACATTGTATGCCTCCTCTCCAAGGTCAAAACCTGCTCCGAGGTGGACGAGCCGTAGCTCCCCGAATGGGCTTAAGAAGAGGTGGTGTTCGAGGTCGTGGAGGTCCTGGGAGAGGGGGCCTAGGGCGTGGAGCTATGGGTCGTGGCGGAATCGGTGGTAG
- the LOC122918209 gene encoding chromatin target of PRMT1 protein isoform X8 — translation MAAQAAPKVVLKSTTKMSLNERFTNMLKNKQPMPVNIRASMQQQQQLASARNRRLAQQMENRPSVQAALKLKQTLYASPDNGCGRICPSCGWASGGRCHATVRT, via the exons ATGGCTGCTCAGGCGGCGCCGAAAGTTGTGCTAAAGAGCACCACCAAGATGTCTCTCAATGAGCG CTTTACTAATATGCTGAAGAACAAACAGCCGATGCCAGTGAATATTCGGGCTTCGATGCAGCAACAACAGCAGCTAGCCAGTGCCAGAAACAGAAGACTGGCCCAGCAGATGGAGAATAGACCCTCTGTCCAGGCAGCATTAAAACTTAAGCAG ACTTTATATGCAAGTCCGGACAATGGCTGTGGAAGGATATGTCCAAGCTGTGGCTGGGCGTCTGGAGGGCGATGCCATGCAACTGTAAGGACTTGA